One genomic region from Caldanaerovirga acetigignens encodes:
- the ytfJ gene encoding GerW family sporulation protein, with amino-acid sequence MDGHPIENLMKTAMESIKEMVNVNTIIGDAVEAQDGTVIIPVSRVTFGFAAGGSEFFAKGNQDKDESKEARKIPFGGGSGGGVSIQPVAFMVVGQGQIRLLPVHQNAMWERVIDLAPQILEQLKTALKKNSESIVVQPK; translated from the coding sequence ATGGATGGACATCCTATTGAAAATTTGATGAAAACGGCTATGGAGAGCATAAAAGAAATGGTTAATGTCAACACGATAATTGGGGATGCTGTTGAAGCGCAGGACGGCACCGTAATTATTCCGGTGTCGCGAGTCACCTTCGGTTTTGCCGCCGGAGGGAGTGAATTTTTTGCAAAAGGCAATCAGGATAAAGATGAAAGTAAGGAAGCGAGAAAAATTCCTTTTGGCGGTGGAAGCGGAGGCGGGGTTTCTATACAGCCTGTTGCATTTATGGTAGTAGGGCAAGGACAAATTAGATTGTTGCCGGTCCATCAAAACGCCATGTGGGAGAGGGTAATAGATTTAGCTCCACAAATTTTAGAACAGTTAAAAACAGCGCTGAAAAAGAACTCTGAGTCAATAGTGGTCCAGCCCAAATAG
- a CDS encoding D-alanyl-D-alanine carboxypeptidase family protein, protein MFENRTKIALVIFLIYALLVVFILNSTGVARAEETSLRLNARAYLLMDAVTGRILIEKNSQMRLPMASTTKIMTAVVALEKGDLSSKVTVSRRAASIGGSSFHLRVDETMSLENMLYGLLLSSGNDAAIAIAEHIGGDVETFVEMMNQKAKEIGAENTSFKNPHGLDEPGHFTTARDLALITRYALNIPKFKEIVSTKDIVINEGKCPRHIYNTNRLLRISDKIDGVKTGYTGKAGKCLVATAQKNGFRLISVVLGAQDHFSTSLKLINYGFDNYELKKLASKDSVFAAVPVKGGIVEKVVAVTGEDVVLALSEKEKVQINISVPLFIQAPVYKGQVLGEIQIYVDSKLIYSTPLVSIFDIRKKSIFDNFYKMIKMWVLGESDVYKKIY, encoded by the coding sequence ATGTTTGAAAACAGGACGAAAATTGCTTTAGTAATTTTTTTAATATACGCCTTGCTGGTAGTCTTTATTTTAAATAGTACTGGTGTGGCACGGGCCGAAGAAACAAGTCTTCGTTTAAATGCACGAGCATATCTATTGATGGATGCAGTTACCGGAAGAATATTAATAGAAAAAAATTCTCAAATGCGGCTGCCCATGGCAAGTACAACTAAAATTATGACAGCAGTTGTGGCTTTGGAAAAAGGAGATTTATCGTCAAAAGTAACCGTTAGCCGAAGGGCGGCTTCCATTGGTGGTTCCTCCTTTCACCTCAGAGTTGATGAGACAATGTCTCTTGAAAATATGTTATATGGGTTGTTGTTATCTTCCGGAAATGACGCTGCTATAGCTATTGCCGAACATATAGGCGGAGATGTAGAGACCTTTGTAGAAATGATGAACCAAAAAGCGAAAGAAATAGGTGCTGAAAACACCAGCTTTAAGAACCCTCATGGTCTTGATGAACCTGGGCATTTTACTACTGCGAGAGACTTGGCCTTGATTACGCGATATGCCCTAAATATACCTAAATTTAAGGAAATTGTAAGTACAAAAGATATTGTTATAAACGAAGGAAAATGCCCAAGACATATATACAATACTAACAGATTACTAAGGATTTCTGATAAAATAGACGGAGTAAAGACTGGTTACACAGGAAAAGCAGGCAAATGTCTTGTGGCTACCGCGCAAAAAAATGGGTTTAGACTTATTTCAGTAGTTTTAGGCGCACAAGACCATTTTTCGACTTCATTAAAACTCATTAATTATGGGTTTGATAATTATGAATTAAAAAAGCTGGCATCAAAAGATAGCGTTTTTGCAGCCGTTCCTGTGAAGGGAGGCATTGTAGAAAAAGTTGTTGCAGTCACAGGAGAAGATGTAGTTTTGGCATTGAGTGAAAAAGAAAAAGTTCAAATAAACATAAGCGTCCCTCTTTTTATACAAGCGCCTGTTTATAAAGGCCAGGTATTGGGAGAGATTCAAATATATGTAGATTCAAAATTAATTTACAGTACGCCTCTTGTTTCAATTTTTGACATAAGGAAAAAGTCAATTTTCGATAATTTCTATAAAATGATTAAGATGTGGGTGCTCGGCGAGAGTGATGTTTATAAAAAAATTTATTGA
- a CDS encoding DUF6917 domain-containing protein, producing MGDPYKNGMFKGVNPYIRKKPLKGKIIVVLDGKYEERGLKLIVQPSRCIKVGEVHELIITDEAKGPGDIVNRIAYVGFFEAKESAVIVSGDEVKINGRVIGKIAGYDETHMPNHYNIVLNAMELVTGNEMGIELDSEIVIG from the coding sequence ATGGGAGATCCGTACAAAAATGGTATGTTTAAAGGGGTTAATCCCTATATTCGAAAGAAACCATTAAAAGGCAAGATAATAGTAGTTTTAGATGGAAAATACGAAGAAAGGGGCCTAAAACTAATCGTTCAACCATCAAGATGTATAAAAGTCGGAGAAGTACATGAGCTTATAATCACTGATGAGGCAAAAGGGCCAGGAGACATTGTAAACAGAATTGCATACGTAGGTTTTTTTGAGGCAAAAGAAAGTGCAGTTATAGTATCAGGCGATGAGGTAAAAATTAATGGTAGAGTAATAGGTAAGATAGCAGGATACGACGAAACGCATATGCCCAACCATTATAACATAGTGTTGAATGCTATGGAACTTGTTACCGGGAACGAAATGGGAATCGAGCTCGATTCAGAAATTGTAATAGGGTAA
- a CDS encoding FAD-dependent oxidoreductase — MPKVVVIGGGWSGCAAALAARKAGAEVVLLERTDMLLGTGLVGGIMRNNGRFTATEEMIAMGAGELFEVTDKVARHKNVEFPGHKHATLYDVSKVEPAVKKVLLEAGIEIHTMSRVRDIEMEGNKIKTVITDNDEVFSGDVFVECTGTAGPQNNCAKYGNGCAMCILRCPSYGGRVSIAAKAGVKEMMAKKADGTFGAMSGSCKLHKDSLAEEIVEKLNTTGVAVIPVPTEVREDEKILTKKACQQYALKEFVENVVLLDTGHAKLMTPYFPLDQLRRIPGFENARYEDPYAGNLGNSMRYMAMSPRDNCLKVQGVDNLFCAGEKAGPLVGHTEAICTGTLAGANAVRYAVGASLATIPTKLAVGDAIAYVNEQMKTEEGISKKYTFSGSVYFERMKQLDLYTTDVEKIRERVKKAGMLNFFNQQII, encoded by the coding sequence ATGCCTAAAGTTGTAGTAATAGGCGGAGGATGGTCGGGATGTGCCGCCGCCCTTGCCGCCAGAAAAGCTGGTGCGGAAGTTGTGTTGCTCGAAAGAACCGATATGTTATTGGGAACTGGTTTGGTAGGCGGAATCATGCGCAACAACGGTCGCTTCACTGCTACGGAAGAAATGATTGCAATGGGAGCCGGGGAACTGTTTGAAGTTACGGACAAGGTAGCAAGGCATAAAAACGTGGAGTTTCCAGGTCATAAACACGCCACCCTTTATGATGTATCAAAGGTCGAACCTGCCGTCAAAAAAGTTCTCCTAGAAGCCGGCATTGAGATTCATACGATGAGTCGAGTGAGAGACATAGAAATGGAAGGGAACAAAATTAAAACCGTTATAACCGATAATGACGAGGTATTTTCCGGAGATGTGTTCGTCGAATGCACTGGAACTGCCGGTCCTCAAAACAACTGCGCTAAATATGGAAACGGGTGTGCCATGTGTATCTTAAGGTGTCCGAGCTACGGTGGACGTGTAAGTATAGCGGCGAAAGCTGGAGTAAAAGAGATGATGGCGAAAAAAGCTGATGGAACGTTCGGGGCGATGAGCGGATCTTGTAAACTGCATAAAGATTCTCTGGCCGAAGAAATAGTAGAAAAGCTTAATACCACCGGCGTGGCTGTTATCCCGGTTCCCACTGAGGTTAGAGAAGATGAAAAAATCCTGACTAAAAAAGCTTGCCAGCAATATGCCTTAAAAGAATTCGTGGAAAATGTCGTATTGCTCGACACGGGCCATGCGAAATTGATGACACCCTACTTTCCGCTCGATCAGTTGAGAAGAATTCCGGGATTTGAAAACGCCCGCTATGAAGATCCTTATGCAGGTAACCTGGGCAACTCAATGAGATATATGGCAATGTCGCCGCGGGATAATTGTCTGAAAGTTCAGGGAGTAGATAATCTTTTCTGTGCGGGAGAAAAGGCAGGTCCTTTGGTAGGACACACTGAGGCGATATGTACAGGAACGTTGGCTGGTGCTAATGCTGTGAGGTACGCAGTAGGCGCAAGTTTGGCGACAATTCCAACAAAACTGGCAGTAGGTGATGCCATTGCTTATGTAAACGAACAGATGAAAACGGAAGAAGGAATTTCAAAGAAATATACTTTTTCTGGATCAGTATATTTTGAAAGAATGAAACAATTAGATTTGTATACTACTGATGTGGAGAAAATAAGGGAAAGAGTTAAAAAAGCCGGTATGTTGAATTTTTTCAACCAACAGATAATATAA
- a CDS encoding FCD domain-containing protein: MSSEKKQLLYQVLKTISNSSVPVGSGFVRESLRLNGYDISEATVGRILREMDAEGYTEKVGFKGRILTSYGIEKLRELEHDHKIHHYGNELINVIKVTGRKNLIDILIARKVIESQLARFAAQYITRRELKEIEEVIKFQRIHVEKGLSIAEDDVRFHKLIAQAARNRVLDAALDLIRQHGQLSPVLEYIRKKVKSKVLLDHEKIFEAIASRNPEEAENAMVNHIENLIEDVEKYWNMVYESDDVNM; this comes from the coding sequence ATGTCTTCTGAAAAAAAGCAATTATTGTATCAAGTCCTCAAGACTATATCGAATTCATCTGTTCCGGTGGGATCGGGTTTTGTCCGTGAAAGCTTGAGATTGAACGGCTATGATATAAGTGAGGCTACTGTCGGGAGAATATTAAGAGAGATGGATGCCGAAGGTTATACCGAGAAAGTAGGGTTTAAAGGGCGAATATTGACATCTTACGGCATAGAAAAATTAAGAGAATTAGAACATGATCACAAAATACACCACTACGGAAATGAACTCATAAACGTTATAAAAGTTACCGGTAGAAAAAATCTAATCGACATTTTGATTGCCAGGAAAGTTATAGAAAGTCAACTGGCAAGATTTGCTGCTCAATATATAACTCGGCGGGAACTCAAGGAAATCGAAGAAGTGATAAAATTTCAACGAATTCATGTAGAGAAGGGACTTTCTATCGCTGAAGATGATGTCAGATTTCATAAATTGATAGCCCAAGCAGCTAGAAATAGGGTCCTTGATGCAGCGTTGGACCTCATAAGACAACACGGGCAGTTATCGCCAGTTTTGGAATATATAAGAAAAAAAGTTAAGAGTAAGGTGTTACTGGATCACGAGAAGATTTTCGAAGCCATAGCTTCGAGAAACCCAGAAGAGGCGGAAAATGCCATGGTAAACCATATAGAGAATTTGATTGAAGATGTTGAAAAATATTGGAATATGGTGTATGAGAGTGATGATGTTAATATGTAA
- a CDS encoding cobalamin B12-binding domain-containing protein, with translation MTLQKKKVLLAPLDPVHDIGLKMIKRGLELAGHDAILLPPDYSPEEIIKAAIDNNVDVILISRTLGYRVAEILGSFIDLAEASGLRERVKIGIGGMAIKPELAAELGFDAGFGPGTTVEEAIAFVEGREYIKKDKDAQKKKKDITQKYDYTFKDKRIEKLLNAIADEIIEYVKGKTTPGIERAKIREKMLESNDEVELRQLRKEYAAFCDDIVKAYYANGMLKEKTRQLTSQELQALKSYLEKVKAKMKPLNLQHIDTNPVVFIQYGTGCPFMDIAHIKTCEAWGADGVVHFDPSWGARTEGFYEGFITHEEDGSIITYENLRLIKDALMPSTLWQVRAHRGLNTPETVLLAGRVGADLTKINIAYGSLGGGTDPERLTVDAVAAIKYAAKFKMPFDVVTNEELCGVPAHKAFAGMLIVTMLGLKLGARPILQPLFCYSPEVMINGQMEDNYIDFNAAKIIALKRIINAPIWCGAPIGFLTQTEDRVQSSLSTALHASLASSLEVDGISIASADEAYSGGPISAASRVDTLRATQSAFRFFGHAKIIPTENSEVWASQIMEGIESTLESVVKNGSFVDALYKGLLGSREEGAYPGRAGRGTVKNIISGGN, from the coding sequence ATGACTTTACAGAAGAAAAAAGTACTGCTTGCCCCGTTAGATCCAGTTCATGACATCGGCCTTAAAATGATAAAAAGAGGCCTAGAGTTGGCAGGACATGATGCCATTCTCCTCCCGCCCGATTATTCTCCAGAAGAAATTATTAAAGCTGCTATAGACAACAACGTGGATGTTATATTAATCAGCAGAACTCTTGGATATAGGGTGGCTGAAATCCTAGGGAGTTTCATCGATCTAGCCGAGGCATCTGGATTAAGAGAAAGAGTAAAAATAGGTATCGGAGGTATGGCAATTAAGCCAGAGCTTGCAGCGGAACTAGGATTTGACGCAGGTTTTGGACCAGGAACTACCGTGGAAGAAGCTATAGCCTTCGTTGAAGGCAGGGAATATATAAAAAAAGATAAAGATGCACAAAAAAAGAAAAAAGATATAACGCAGAAATACGATTATACGTTCAAAGACAAAAGAATAGAAAAGTTATTGAATGCTATTGCCGATGAAATAATTGAATACGTGAAAGGCAAAACGACTCCCGGTATCGAAAGGGCAAAAATTCGTGAGAAGATGTTAGAAAGCAACGATGAGGTAGAATTAAGGCAATTGAGAAAGGAATATGCTGCTTTTTGCGACGACATAGTAAAAGCATATTATGCTAATGGTATGTTAAAAGAAAAAACAAGGCAGCTTACTTCACAAGAACTCCAGGCTTTAAAGAGCTATTTAGAAAAAGTAAAGGCAAAAATGAAACCCTTGAATTTGCAGCATATTGATACTAATCCCGTAGTTTTTATCCAATACGGTACCGGTTGCCCCTTCATGGATATAGCACACATCAAAACCTGTGAGGCATGGGGTGCAGACGGTGTCGTTCATTTCGATCCATCGTGGGGGGCTAGGACTGAAGGTTTTTACGAAGGTTTCATTACCCACGAAGAGGACGGTTCTATCATAACTTATGAAAATCTCAGGCTTATAAAAGATGCACTGATGCCTTCTACACTGTGGCAGGTGAGAGCTCATCGAGGCTTAAATACACCAGAGACTGTATTACTTGCAGGAAGAGTGGGAGCGGATTTAACAAAAATAAATATAGCTTATGGATCTTTGGGAGGAGGGACAGACCCCGAAAGGCTAACTGTAGATGCAGTGGCTGCAATTAAATATGCGGCCAAATTTAAAATGCCTTTCGATGTAGTTACTAATGAAGAGTTGTGCGGAGTGCCGGCGCATAAAGCATTCGCAGGAATGTTAATCGTTACAATGCTGGGGCTAAAATTAGGTGCTCGACCAATCCTTCAACCGTTATTCTGCTATTCGCCCGAAGTTATGATAAATGGACAAATGGAAGACAATTACATCGACTTCAATGCTGCAAAGATAATCGCCCTCAAAAGAATAATAAACGCACCAATCTGGTGCGGTGCACCTATCGGATTTTTGACTCAGACAGAAGACAGAGTCCAATCTTCGTTAAGTACAGCCTTGCATGCATCACTGGCTTCTTCATTAGAAGTTGATGGAATTTCCATCGCTTCTGCCGATGAAGCTTATTCAGGCGGACCTATATCTGCTGCTTCAAGAGTCGACACTCTCAGGGCAACTCAATCGGCATTTAGATTTTTCGGACATGCTAAAATAATTCCCACTGAAAATTCCGAAGTTTGGGCTTCTCAGATTATGGAAGGCATAGAAAGTACACTCGAGTCGGTTGTTAAAAACGGCAGTTTTGTGGATGCCCTTTATAAGGGGCTATTGGGAAGCCGTGAAGAAGGAGCGTACCCGGGAAGGGCAGGCCGAGGCACGGTAAAAAATATAATTTCCGGAGGTAATTAG
- a CDS encoding sulfide/dihydroorotate dehydrogenase-like FAD/NAD-binding protein, translating into MFTCKCIDALSPYCPCYLAETQNCLVCSVLQGKDTCDCNWQGFCIYQEYIWNGKKKKNFRKTVEAKIAEKKAFSDNLVVFKVILTLPALSRDFSQPGTYVFLKSFDSPTYFEVPICVMDANEDENSLSFAVQIIGPKTKSLVQENTAFLLRGPYYNGVLGLKYIKGAKNKKCLLIGGGIGQASLVLIAKALVRGKNEITALLDSGAINYNPAEDYLKNLDVAIRLFAKQDLVLGDLLLNLIEEKNIEMIYSGGSDMQHDFVKSAIVRSGRKIDFAVSNNVQMCCGEGICGSCVVVLGSEKIKFCKAQTEYMI; encoded by the coding sequence GTGTTTACCTGCAAGTGCATAGATGCGCTGTCGCCTTATTGTCCTTGTTACCTTGCTGAGACTCAAAACTGTCTTGTGTGTTCTGTACTCCAGGGGAAAGATACTTGCGATTGCAATTGGCAGGGGTTTTGTATCTATCAGGAATACATTTGGAATGGAAAGAAAAAGAAAAACTTTCGAAAGACAGTAGAAGCAAAAATAGCAGAAAAAAAGGCATTCAGCGATAACCTTGTAGTGTTTAAGGTAATACTCACGTTGCCTGCTTTAAGTCGGGACTTCAGCCAGCCCGGTACTTATGTCTTTTTAAAGTCTTTTGATAGTCCGACTTATTTTGAAGTTCCTATTTGTGTGATGGATGCAAACGAAGATGAAAACAGTTTAAGCTTTGCCGTTCAAATAATAGGCCCAAAAACTAAAAGTTTAGTTCAAGAAAATACAGCTTTCTTATTAAGAGGACCTTACTACAACGGAGTTTTAGGTTTAAAATATATAAAAGGTGCTAAGAACAAAAAATGTCTATTGATTGGCGGGGGAATCGGGCAAGCCTCTCTTGTCTTGATAGCTAAGGCTCTCGTTCGAGGGAAAAATGAAATAACGGCCTTATTAGATTCCGGGGCGATAAATTATAACCCCGCTGAGGATTATTTAAAAAACTTGGATGTGGCGATTCGACTTTTTGCAAAACAAGACCTTGTGCTTGGAGATTTGTTGTTGAATTTGATAGAAGAAAAAAATATTGAAATGATTTACAGTGGAGGTTCGGATATGCAGCACGACTTTGTAAAGTCGGCCATTGTCCGGAGTGGACGAAAGATAGACTTCGCAGTATCTAACAACGTCCAGATGTGCTGCGGAGAGGGAATTTGCGGAAGTTGTGTTGTTGTATTGGGTTCAGAAAAGATAAAATTTTGTAAAGCACAAACAGAATATATGATTTAG
- a CDS encoding FAD-dependent oxidoreductase, with protein sequence MPKVIVVGGGWAGCGAALAARKAGAEVVILEKTDMLLGCGLVGGIMRNNGRYTAAEEAIALGAGELFEIADESARHRNVDFPGHSHATLYDVVKIEPRVRKFLEKMGVELRFQSRAIDVEMEGKRIKSIVLADGETIEGDVYVETTGSSGPMGNCVKYGNGCCMCIQRCPAYGPRVSISEKAGVEDLVAKRSPDLYGAMSGSCKLNKDSLGEDIKKELEEKGVVVIKLPEEFINKEKLSIKVCQQYASDEFAENIVLLDTGHAKLMAPFFSLDELRKIKGFENVCFEDPYAGSKGNSIRYMSMAPRDDYLQVEGVENLFCAGEKSGPIVGHTEAICTGILAGHNAVRKALGLELLKLPRELAVGDIIAYVNEEIKKPEGLYKRFTFAGSVYFERMKKFGLYLTEKGAIREKVKNLQLYNVFNENLVINEGKRQHGV encoded by the coding sequence ATGCCAAAAGTAATAGTTGTAGGCGGCGGCTGGGCGGGATGTGGTGCGGCGTTGGCCGCCAGAAAAGCAGGAGCTGAAGTGGTGATTTTGGAAAAGACTGATATGCTTCTTGGGTGCGGACTCGTGGGAGGCATAATGAGGAACAATGGCCGCTATACCGCAGCAGAAGAGGCAATCGCATTAGGTGCAGGAGAGCTATTTGAAATTGCGGATGAATCCGCACGTCATCGCAATGTGGACTTTCCCGGACATTCCCACGCCACACTATACGATGTTGTAAAAATAGAACCCCGTGTGAGAAAATTTTTAGAAAAAATGGGAGTGGAGCTTCGCTTTCAATCAAGAGCAATAGATGTCGAAATGGAGGGTAAAAGGATAAAAAGTATAGTGTTAGCCGATGGCGAAACAATCGAAGGTGATGTATATGTGGAAACCACCGGCTCTTCAGGGCCTATGGGAAACTGCGTTAAATATGGCAATGGATGCTGCATGTGTATACAAAGATGTCCGGCATATGGGCCGAGAGTCAGTATTAGTGAAAAAGCAGGAGTGGAAGACCTTGTCGCTAAAAGATCTCCGGACCTTTACGGTGCGATGAGTGGTTCATGTAAATTGAACAAAGATTCGCTCGGAGAAGATATAAAAAAGGAATTAGAGGAAAAAGGAGTAGTTGTGATAAAGTTGCCCGAAGAGTTTATTAATAAAGAAAAACTTTCGATAAAAGTATGCCAGCAATACGCTTCAGATGAGTTTGCAGAGAACATTGTTTTATTAGATACCGGACACGCAAAGCTCATGGCACCGTTTTTCAGTTTAGATGAATTGAGAAAAATTAAAGGCTTTGAAAATGTTTGTTTTGAGGATCCCTATGCAGGCAGCAAAGGAAATTCGATAAGATATATGTCAATGGCACCGCGTGATGACTACCTGCAAGTGGAAGGAGTTGAAAACCTGTTTTGTGCGGGGGAAAAGTCCGGGCCGATTGTTGGGCACACCGAAGCTATTTGCACTGGAATTCTTGCAGGTCACAATGCGGTAAGGAAGGCACTGGGACTGGAGCTTTTGAAACTGCCAAGAGAACTGGCTGTTGGAGACATTATAGCTTACGTGAACGAGGAGATTAAAAAGCCCGAAGGACTTTATAAACGCTTTACTTTTGCAGGTTCTGTTTACTTCGAGCGAATGAAGAAATTCGGGCTTTACCTTACAGAAAAAGGGGCAATAAGAGAAAAAGTGAAAAATCTCCAACTTTATAACGTTTTCAATGAAAATCTCGTCATAAATGAAGGAAAACGACAACACGGCGTATAA
- a CDS encoding pseudouridine synthase, with protein MKVRLQKFLSMAGIASRRACEMLILDGRVQVNGKVVKELGTKVDPDADEVRVDGEICRIKMKPVYIIMNKPKGVLTTVKDPFGRPTVIDLLAGVKERVFPVGRLDKDTEGLLIITNDGELSYKLMHPKHQIDKTYIAKVMGVPDEKDIRRLRKGIFLEDGKTAPAKVRILKKGRNAVLEIIIHEGRKRQVRRMCEAIGHPVLSLRRTRIGNLTLRGLAPGGWRYMTEEEVNYLKNL; from the coding sequence TTGAAGGTGAGGTTGCAAAAATTCCTTTCTATGGCTGGAATTGCCTCCAGACGAGCATGTGAAATGTTAATACTTGATGGAAGGGTTCAAGTTAACGGGAAAGTTGTTAAAGAACTGGGCACCAAGGTCGACCCCGATGCGGATGAAGTAAGAGTAGATGGAGAAATATGCCGCATTAAAATGAAACCCGTATATATAATTATGAATAAACCAAAAGGAGTTTTGACTACTGTTAAAGATCCTTTTGGCAGACCTACTGTTATCGACCTTCTTGCGGGTGTAAAAGAAAGAGTGTTTCCGGTGGGCCGCTTGGATAAGGATACGGAAGGACTACTTATAATAACCAATGACGGTGAACTGTCGTATAAGCTTATGCATCCCAAGCATCAGATAGATAAGACTTATATAGCGAAAGTTATGGGTGTTCCCGATGAAAAAGACATCAGAAGGTTAAGAAAGGGAATATTCTTGGAAGATGGAAAAACAGCCCCTGCAAAAGTTCGCATTTTGAAAAAAGGAAGGAATGCTGTGCTCGAAATTATTATTCACGAGGGGCGAAAAAGGCAAGTGCGTCGCATGTGCGAAGCTATAGGCCATCCAGTTTTGTCGCTCAGGCGAACCCGCATAGGAAATCTGACCCTCCGGGGACTTGCCCCCGGGGGGTGGAGATACATGACAGAAGAAGAGGTCAACTACCTTAAAAATCTGTAG
- a CDS encoding GNAT family N-acetyltransferase: protein MIVFRRARPGDFEVIKGILEKVGLITDGIEQHRDNFMVAEEDNIAIATGGLEIYGDIAILRSLAVLPEFQGRGIGDGLVRALINFAERRGVKKIFLYTRSAKPFFEKIGFIVAEPKDLYEKNIKSSQMERCANSSILLKLDVNDFFKNIKCKK, encoded by the coding sequence TTGATTGTATTTAGAAGGGCAAGACCTGGGGATTTTGAGGTGATAAAAGGCATTTTAGAAAAGGTTGGGCTTATCACGGATGGCATTGAACAACATAGGGACAATTTTATGGTGGCTGAGGAGGATAACATCGCAATAGCAACGGGAGGGTTAGAAATTTACGGTGATATAGCGATACTTCGATCTCTTGCGGTGCTGCCGGAATTTCAAGGCAGGGGAATAGGCGATGGACTCGTGAGAGCTTTAATAAACTTTGCAGAACGAAGAGGAGTGAAAAAGATATTTCTTTACACTAGAAGCGCGAAACCTTTTTTTGAAAAGATAGGGTTTATAGTTGCAGAGCCGAAAGATTTATATGAAAAAAACATAAAGTCGTCCCAAATGGAACGATGTGCTAATTCATCGATTTTATTGAAGCTGGATGTAAACGACTTTTTTAAGAATATAAAATGCAAGAAGTAG
- the speE gene encoding polyamine aminopropyltransferase has product MELWFSEMQSKNVKMSYKIKNLLHSEKTKFQNLAVIDSEEFGRMLILDDVVQLTMKDEFIYHEMMAHVPLFTHGSPERVLVIGGGDGGTLREILKHPVKEAHLVEIDEKVIEASKRFFPELSVAFDDPRAKIFCEDGIAYVKRFKNYYDVIIVDSTDPVGPAVGLFRKEFYKDIFDALTEKGVFVAQTESPFYYEGLLKEVYNCIAEIFPYAAVYTAVIPTYPGALWTFTIGSKQVDPSDKANVPESCNFKTRYYTPEIHKACFKIPPFIKEILSK; this is encoded by the coding sequence TTGGAACTGTGGTTTTCTGAAATGCAATCTAAAAATGTAAAGATGAGCTATAAAATAAAGAATCTGCTTCATTCGGAAAAGACTAAATTCCAAAACCTTGCAGTTATAGATAGCGAGGAATTTGGCAGAATGCTGATACTCGACGATGTGGTACAACTGACTATGAAGGATGAGTTCATCTACCATGAAATGATGGCTCACGTGCCACTATTTACTCATGGCAGCCCCGAAAGGGTTTTGGTTATTGGTGGTGGAGACGGAGGCACGCTTCGTGAAATTTTAAAACATCCAGTAAAAGAGGCTCATCTGGTCGAAATAGATGAAAAAGTTATCGAGGCATCGAAGAGATTTTTCCCAGAACTAAGTGTCGCATTTGACGACCCAAGAGCAAAGATTTTCTGCGAAGACGGTATTGCTTACGTCAAGAGGTTTAAAAACTATTATGATGTTATCATAGTTGATTCAACGGATCCGGTGGGTCCAGCTGTGGGTCTTTTCAGAAAAGAATTCTACAAAGATATTTTTGATGCTTTGACAGAAAAAGGAGTTTTTGTAGCGCAGACCGAATCTCCCTTTTATTATGAAGGATTGTTGAAAGAAGTTTATAATTGTATTGCCGAAATATTCCCATATGCTGCTGTTTATACGGCTGTTATTCCTACATATCCAGGTGCTCTTTGGACGTTTACTATAGGTTCTAAGCAAGTAGACCCGAGCGACAAAGCTAACGTTCCGGAAAGCTGTAATTTTAAAACCAGGTACTATACGCCGGAAATCCATAAAGCTTGCTTTAAAATACCTCCATTTATAAAAGAAATCCTTTCTAAATAG